The Bacillus sp. Y1 genome has a window encoding:
- a CDS encoding GlgC family sugar phosphate nucleotidyltransferase: MDRKLLGVIDATTYQKGLEDLIQHRSLAAVPFGGRYRLIDFILSNMVNSGIKSVAIFPKNQYRSLMDHLGSGKDWDLNRKRDGLFFFPAPAEEKEITSFNHFAANKDFFDRSNQQYALISNCFTVCSMNFEPILDWHIKSGCDITEVRKDGRSLHMFLIKKSLLVELFETREETGYTCMRDVVTDINSPYRQCHYDFKGYAVMIDSMTTYFNESMKLLNPSIWKELFLKNQPVYTKVKDEPPTRYFTGATVKNSVIANGCLIEGTVENSIISRAVKIGKGSVIKNSIIMQKCQIGENCVLDSVVLDKDVKVNNGTMMYGTKELPYVVRKGTIQGALMNS, encoded by the coding sequence ATGGATAGAAAGCTGCTTGGAGTAATTGATGCAACAACATATCAAAAAGGATTAGAGGATCTAATCCAACATCGTTCATTAGCTGCAGTACCATTTGGAGGACGTTATCGATTAATAGATTTTATTCTTTCAAACATGGTCAATTCTGGAATAAAGAGTGTGGCAATTTTTCCAAAGAATCAATATCGTTCTTTAATGGATCATTTGGGATCTGGGAAGGATTGGGATTTAAATCGAAAGCGTGATGGGTTATTCTTTTTTCCTGCCCCTGCAGAAGAAAAAGAAATAACTTCATTTAATCATTTTGCTGCAAATAAAGATTTCTTTGATCGTAGTAACCAACAGTACGCCCTCATCTCAAACTGCTTTACTGTCTGTAGTATGAATTTTGAACCTATTCTTGATTGGCATATCAAGAGCGGCTGCGATATTACAGAAGTAAGAAAAGACGGACGGTCTCTTCATATGTTTTTAATAAAAAAATCTCTTTTAGTAGAACTTTTCGAGACAAGAGAGGAAACAGGATACACTTGTATGAGAGATGTTGTGACAGATATTAACAGTCCATATCGTCAATGCCATTATGATTTCAAAGGATACGCAGTTATGATTGACTCAATGACTACGTATTTTAATGAAAGTATGAAGCTATTAAATCCATCCATTTGGAAGGAACTATTTTTAAAGAATCAACCAGTATATACAAAAGTAAAGGATGAGCCACCTACTAGGTATTTTACAGGAGCTACGGTGAAAAATTCAGTAATTGCCAATGGGTGCTTAATTGAAGGAACGGTTGAAAATAGCATTATTTCTCGTGCTGTAAAAATTGGCAAGGGATCTGTTATAAAAAACAGCATCATCATGCAAAAATGTCAAATCGGTGAAAATTGCGTTTTAGACTCTGTAGTTTTAGATAAAGATGTTAAGGTAAATAATGGAACGATGATGTATGGAACAAAGGAATTACCATATGTGGTTCGTAAAGGAACAATACAAGGGGCGTTGATGAATTCGTGA
- the glgA gene encoding glycogen synthase GlgA, which yields MKVLFAVSECVPFVKSGGLADVAGSLPKELKRLGTDVRVMMPKYGTIPQAIREKMTKKHEFIVSVGWRDQFCGIEEYIHDGITYYFIDNEYYFKRDSLYGYFDDGERFAFFNRAVLEAIRMLDYYPDVIHCHDWHTGMIPFLLKTEYQKKNGYGFMRTVFTIHNLGFQGIMPKDALKDLFDLDDSYFNTDQLEFYGNINFMKAALIASDRITTVSPTYMDEIQTEYYGEKLDGLLRSRVSDLEGILNGIDDEFYNPEKDSFLVKTYDANHRNHKLVNKKAIQERFGLPQASQIPLMVMVTRLTKQKGLELVKHVFNEIMAEPIQFLILGTGDDEFENFFRDMEREYPDRFKAYIGFDEGLAHQIYAGADLFLMPSKFEPCGLGQMIAMRYGTLPIVRETGGLNDTVTAYDEFSGEGNGFSFKNFNAHDMLYTIKRAIHFYENDRVWNNLVKHTMSIDNSWAQSAFKYNQLYAELISRSETHVF from the coding sequence GTGAAAGTTTTATTCGCAGTTTCGGAATGTGTACCTTTCGTTAAGTCCGGAGGGTTAGCAGATGTAGCAGGATCTTTACCAAAAGAGTTGAAAAGACTTGGTACTGATGTAAGAGTAATGATGCCGAAATACGGTACCATTCCTCAAGCAATACGTGAAAAGATGACAAAAAAACATGAGTTTATTGTGAGTGTTGGTTGGAGAGACCAATTTTGTGGTATTGAAGAGTATATACACGATGGAATCACTTATTATTTTATAGATAATGAATACTATTTTAAGAGAGATTCTCTGTACGGGTATTTTGACGATGGTGAACGGTTTGCCTTTTTTAACCGAGCCGTACTAGAAGCGATTCGGATGTTAGATTACTATCCAGATGTGATTCATTGCCATGATTGGCATACTGGAATGATTCCTTTCTTGCTAAAAACAGAGTATCAAAAGAAAAACGGCTATGGTTTTATGCGAACGGTATTTACCATTCATAATCTTGGATTCCAAGGTATTATGCCTAAGGATGCTTTAAAGGATTTATTTGATTTAGATGATTCATATTTTAATACCGATCAGCTTGAGTTTTATGGAAATATAAATTTTATGAAAGCAGCACTTATTGCGTCTGATCGAATTACTACCGTTAGTCCAACATATATGGACGAAATACAAACGGAGTACTATGGAGAAAAGCTGGATGGATTGTTAAGAAGTCGTGTAAGTGATCTAGAAGGAATTCTAAATGGAATTGATGATGAATTTTATAATCCAGAGAAGGATTCGTTTCTTGTGAAAACTTACGATGCAAATCATCGTAACCATAAGCTAGTAAATAAAAAGGCCATTCAAGAACGATTTGGCTTGCCACAGGCTTCACAAATTCCATTAATGGTTATGGTCACACGTTTAACAAAACAAAAAGGATTAGAGCTTGTTAAACATGTGTTTAATGAAATTATGGCAGAGCCGATTCAATTCCTCATTCTTGGAACGGGGGATGACGAGTTTGAAAATTTCTTTCGAGACATGGAGCGGGAGTATCCAGATCGATTTAAAGCATATATTGGTTTTGATGAAGGTCTAGCTCATCAAATTTATGCGGGTGCTGATCTTTTTCTCATGCCTTCAAAATTTGAACCATGTGGGTTAGGCCAAATGATTGCGATGAGATATGGCACTCTGCCTATCGTTCGAGAAACAGGGGGTCTAAATGACACGGTAACGGCATATGATGAATTCTCAGGAGAAGGGAATGGTTTCTCCTTCAAGAATTTTAATGCGCATGATATGTTGTATACCATTAAACGTGCCATCCATTTTTACGAAAATGATAGGGTTTGGAATAATCTTGTTAAGCATACAATGAGTATTGATAACAGCTGGGCACAGTCTGCGTTTAAGTACAATCAATTATATGCTGAACTTATATCCAGGAGTGAAACTCATGTTTTCTAA
- a CDS encoding glucose-1-phosphate adenylyltransferase, with the protein MAKKKCVAMLLAGGQGSRLHSLTSNLAKPAVPFGGKYRIIDFTLSNCTNSGIDTVGVLTQYQPLVLNSYIGIGSAWDLDRKNGGVTVLPPYSESKEMRWYTGTACAIYQNLNYLVQYDPEYVLILSGDHIYKMNYELMLDFHIARGADATISVIEVPWNEASRFGILNTDSDMKVVEFDEKPANPKNNLASMGIYIFKWSVLKEYLEKDADLPDSSHDFGKDILPTLLSDQKKLFAYPFSGYWKDVGTVRSLWEANMDLLDDTCGLDLFDYTWRIYSVNPNQPPQFISNDALVVDSLINEGCVIEGEVEKSVLFQGVKVEKGALIKESVIMPDAVIGKNVFIEKAIVPSEMVIPDGTIIRALPDADDDIVLVTEDMLQSL; encoded by the coding sequence ATGGCAAAGAAGAAGTGCGTAGCTATGCTGTTAGCAGGAGGGCAAGGAAGTAGGTTACATTCCTTGACTTCAAATTTAGCAAAACCAGCTGTACCGTTTGGAGGGAAGTACCGAATCATTGACTTTACCTTGAGCAATTGTACGAACTCAGGAATTGATACGGTGGGTGTTCTTACTCAGTATCAACCACTAGTGTTAAACTCGTATATTGGAATTGGAAGTGCATGGGACTTGGATCGAAAAAATGGTGGTGTGACTGTTCTTCCACCTTATAGTGAGTCCAAGGAGATGAGATGGTATACAGGTACCGCTTGTGCCATCTATCAAAATTTAAACTATTTAGTTCAATATGATCCGGAATACGTACTTATTCTATCTGGAGACCATATTTACAAAATGAACTATGAGTTAATGCTAGATTTCCATATTGCTAGAGGTGCTGATGCTACAATCTCAGTCATTGAAGTGCCTTGGAATGAAGCGAGTCGATTTGGTATTTTAAATACTGATAGCGATATGAAGGTTGTCGAATTTGATGAAAAACCTGCGAATCCGAAAAATAATCTTGCCTCTATGGGGATATACATTTTTAAATGGTCTGTCCTAAAAGAATATTTGGAAAAGGATGCTGATCTTCCAGACTCAAGTCATGATTTCGGTAAGGATATTCTACCGACTTTACTATCAGACCAGAAGAAATTATTTGCTTATCCGTTTAGTGGTTATTGGAAGGACGTTGGGACTGTACGTAGTCTTTGGGAAGCAAATATGGACCTCCTAGATGATACGTGTGGATTGGATTTATTTGATTACACTTGGAGAATTTATTCAGTTAACCCAAATCAACCACCACAGTTTATATCAAATGACGCACTCGTCGTTGATTCACTTATCAACGAGGGTTGTGTGATTGAAGGAGAGGTTGAGAAGTCGGTTCTTTTTCAAGGAGTAAAGGTTGAAAAAGGAGCTCTTATTAAAGAATCAGTTATCATGCCTGATGCAGTGATTGGAAAAAATGTGTTTATTGAAAAGGCAATTGTCCCGTCAGAAATGGTTATACCAGATGGAACAATTATTCGTGCTTTGCCAGATGCGGATGATGATATTGTGTTAGTAACAGAGGATATGCTTCAATCCCTTTAA
- a CDS encoding glycogen/starch/alpha-glucan phosphorylase has product MFSNKEMFTETFLQRLEMTCGKSFQESTKRDHYHTLGIMIREYVSSNWIKTNESYRAEKEKQIYYLSIEFLLGKLLRHNLLNLGIDHIVEEGLKELGIELSDLEEMEADAALGNGGLGRLAACFMDSLATLDLPGHGCGIRYKHGLFEQKIVDGYQVELPEQWLRHGHVWEVRKADLAVDVPFWGRVEAINNNGKLEFRHLEAETVMAVPYDLPVVGYQTDTVNTLRLWSAETTPYPMNRDIMKYKRDTELISEFLYPDDTHDEGKILRLKQQYFLVSASIRSIVRSYRKQHASLIDFHKYVGLHINDTHPVLAIPELMRVLIDEEGMSWEEAWHITTNTISYTNHTTLAEALEKWPVRIFQPLLPRIFMIVNEINERFCQDLWKQYPGDWRKIEDMAIIAHDQVKMAHLAIVGSYSVNGVAAIHTEILKQREMNQFYQVFPEKFNNKTNGITHRRWLIKSNPKLTNLINEGIGTKWINHPEHLKELQFFQQDSAFLEQLNEIKLNNKKSLAEKIKAKTGIVVDPLSIFDVQVKRLHAYKRQLLNVLHIMYLYNRLKEDSSFHMYPRTFLFGAKASPGYYYAKKIIKLINTIAEKINNDKTVSDQLKVVFLENYRVSLAEEIFPASDVSEQISTASKEASGTGNMKFMMNGAITLGTLDGANIEIKEHVGDDNIFIFGLTAEEVMNYYQYGGYTSVDYYHHDKRIRQVVDQLTNGYFGDLDNEFEPIHDSLLMENDQYFVLRDFSSYVEAQREVGKAYTDQNKWLKMSLANIANSGFFSSDRTIQQYADDIWSISPVKGKVR; this is encoded by the coding sequence ATGTTTTCTAATAAAGAAATGTTCACGGAAACGTTTTTACAACGTCTCGAAATGACTTGTGGAAAAAGCTTTCAAGAAAGTACGAAGAGAGATCACTATCATACTTTAGGAATTATGATCCGTGAATATGTAAGCTCAAACTGGATCAAGACAAATGAAAGTTATCGAGCTGAGAAAGAAAAACAAATTTATTACTTATCAATTGAATTTCTGCTTGGAAAGCTTTTAAGGCATAACCTCCTTAACTTAGGAATTGATCATATAGTGGAAGAGGGATTAAAGGAGCTAGGCATTGAACTTAGTGACTTAGAGGAAATGGAAGCAGATGCAGCACTTGGTAATGGCGGCTTAGGACGTCTCGCAGCCTGCTTCATGGATTCCCTTGCTACTCTAGATCTTCCGGGTCATGGATGTGGTATTCGCTATAAACATGGCTTATTTGAGCAGAAAATCGTAGATGGATATCAAGTAGAATTACCCGAGCAATGGCTTCGTCATGGTCATGTGTGGGAAGTAAGGAAAGCCGATCTAGCAGTAGATGTTCCTTTCTGGGGAAGGGTCGAAGCGATAAATAATAATGGAAAGCTAGAATTTCGTCATCTTGAAGCGGAAACGGTGATGGCCGTACCCTATGACCTTCCAGTGGTAGGTTATCAAACGGATACTGTTAACACGTTGCGTCTATGGAGTGCCGAAACGACGCCGTACCCAATGAATCGAGATATTATGAAATATAAGCGCGATACGGAGCTTATCTCAGAGTTTTTATATCCCGATGATACCCATGATGAAGGAAAGATTTTACGTTTAAAGCAGCAGTATTTCCTTGTCTCTGCAAGCATTCGTTCGATTGTGAGATCTTATCGAAAACAACATGCTAGTTTAATAGATTTTCATAAATATGTGGGTCTTCATATAAATGATACGCATCCTGTGTTAGCCATCCCCGAATTAATGAGGGTACTAATTGATGAGGAAGGGATGAGCTGGGAAGAAGCTTGGCATATTACTACGAATACCATTTCATATACGAATCATACAACCTTAGCAGAAGCTTTAGAAAAATGGCCGGTTCGTATTTTTCAACCGTTGCTCCCAAGAATATTTATGATTGTAAATGAAATAAACGAGAGATTTTGCCAAGACCTATGGAAGCAGTATCCAGGAGATTGGCGGAAAATCGAGGATATGGCAATCATTGCTCATGACCAAGTAAAGATGGCTCATTTGGCGATTGTTGGTTCATACAGTGTGAATGGAGTGGCAGCCATTCATACGGAAATTTTAAAACAAAGAGAGATGAACCAATTTTACCAAGTATTTCCTGAGAAGTTTAATAATAAAACAAATGGGATTACCCATAGACGTTGGCTGATTAAATCCAATCCAAAACTGACGAATTTGATCAATGAGGGAATTGGTACGAAGTGGATCAATCACCCGGAGCATTTAAAAGAGCTTCAGTTTTTCCAACAAGATTCTGCATTTTTAGAGCAGTTGAATGAGATCAAGCTGAATAATAAGAAATCACTTGCAGAAAAAATTAAAGCAAAGACAGGTATTGTCGTTGATCCACTATCTATATTTGATGTTCAAGTAAAGAGATTGCATGCTTATAAACGACAACTCTTAAATGTTCTTCATATTATGTATTTGTATAATCGTTTAAAAGAAGATTCAAGCTTTCATATGTATCCAAGAACATTCTTGTTTGGAGCGAAAGCATCACCAGGTTATTACTATGCAAAGAAGATTATTAAACTCATTAACACCATTGCAGAAAAAATAAATAATGATAAAACGGTATCTGATCAATTGAAAGTAGTGTTTCTTGAAAACTACCGTGTATCATTAGCTGAAGAAATCTTTCCTGCATCAGATGTGAGTGAACAAATTTCGACTGCTAGTAAAGAAGCCTCGGGAACAGGTAATATGAAGTTCATGATGAATGGTGCGATTACCCTAGGTACGCTTGATGGAGCTAACATTGAGATCAAGGAACATGTTGGCGATGACAATATATTTATTTTTGGATTAACAGCGGAAGAAGTAATGAATTATTACCAGTATGGTGGCTATACGTCTGTCGACTATTATCACCATGATAAACGTATTCGCCAGGTTGTAGATCAGTTAACGAACGGATATTTTGGTGATCTTGATAATGAGTTTGAGCCGATCCATGATTCGTTATTAATGGAAAATGACCAGTACTTTGTTTTGCGTGATTTCTCATCTTATGTGGAAGCCCAAAGAGAAGTAGGGAAGGCCTATACTGATCAAAATAAATGGTTAAAGATGAGTTTAGCAAATATAGCCAATTCAGGTTTTTTCTCAAGTGACCGAACCATACAGCAGTATGCGGATGACATTTGGAGTATCTCTCCTGTAAAAGGCAAAGTAAGGTAA